TCGAGAACGGTCAGGTGTGGAAAGAGATTGAAGTTCTGGAAGACGAACCCGATCCGTGACCGTTGGCGGAGGATCTCCGTCTCGCGCAGTTCGTGGAGCTTGTTGCCTCGCCTGCGGTACCCGATCAGGTCGCCGCCCACGCGGATCGTGCCCCGGTCCACCTTCTCGAGGTGGTTGAGCGTGCGCAGGAGAGTGGATTTCCCCGATCCCGAGGGCCCGAGAATGACCGTGACCTCTCCGGTTCCCACCTGGAGGTCGACGCCGTCGAGAACCTTCAGGGAACCGAAGGACTTGTGTACCCCGCGCACGTCGACAGCGAGCGCCGGGGCGGCGGCAGTGGAAGGGGCGGTGCTCTTCTCGTCCGTCATCGCGTGCCACCTCCCCGCGGGAGGGCGGGGCCGCGCTCGGCGATCTCGGCGAACCGTGCCCGGATCTTCTGTAGCGGGGTCATCGGGAGAGCCCGCGCCGAGCCCCGGGCGTAGTGGCGCTCGACGTAGTACTGGACGACGGAGAGTGCGGTGGTGAGGATGATGTACCAGACGGTCGCCACCATGAGGAGGGGGACGACGCGCCCGTTTCGTCCGAAGATCACCTGGACCTGATAGAACAACTCGGCGATGGCCATCGTGGACACGATCGACGTGCCCTTGAACAGGCTGATCACTTCGTTGGCTGCGTTCGGGAGGATGGACCGCATCGCCTGGGGAAGCACGATTTTCAGGAACTGCCTGCGGCGCGGAATGCCGAGTGCCTTGGCTGCTTCCACCTGCCCGGGATCGACGGAGATGATCCCGCCGCGAATGATCTCCGCGGAGTAGGCGGCCTGATGCAGGGCGAGACCGATCACTGCGGCGGTGAACCCGGAGATCACTCCGCCCACCTCGAACTCGAAGAATGCCGGTCCGAAAGGTATACCTACCGAGAGTGTTTGGTACAGGTAGGCGATGTTGAACCAGAACAGCAACTGGACGATCAGCGGGATCGATCGGAAGGCCCAGATGTAGAGCCAGGAAATCGTCTGCAGGACAATGCTGCTCGACAGGCGCCCGAGGGCGACGAGCACGCCGAGACCGAATCCGAGAAGCGTTCCCCACACCGTGAGCTTGACCGTCATCCACAGTGCGCGCAGCACGGAATCGGCGGTGAAGTACTCCGCGAACGTGGGCCAGTCCCATCCCGGGTTGGTGGCGAGACCGTGGACGAACTGCGCCCCGAGCACCAGGACCAGCGCGCTGAGCGCCCAGCGCCAGGGGTGCCGGGTCCGGGCGACGACGAGGTCCGCGTCGCCTCGAGTGACACCGTGATCCGCGCGGGTCTCGGTCGGGGCGCTCATGTCGGAACACCAGAGTGGGCAGGCATCGATCCAGGCCTTTCGGGGTCAGACGATCGCGAGTCGTTCCATCGGTCCCGGCGGTAGCACCCGCACCCGAGAACGGGAGGGTTGCTGCGGCGTCGACGAGCCAGGTCTCTCGGCCGCTCTGGATGGCGTTCCGAACGCTAGACCAGCATCGGGTGGCACGTCGACAATTTGAATCAGCCTGGTGTCCAAACCGAAGCCGCACGTCGCATGCGAAACGACCCCGACCCGGTGGGGGTCGAGGTCGTTTCGGTTGGGGTGGAGCGGGTGTCAGCTCCCGTTTCTGATCACCTGGGTGATGATGTCGGCGATGAATCCACTCGGGTCGTTGATGATCGACGATCCGGACGACCCGTTGGCGATGGGTCCGGACGAGCCGAATCCGGCGCCCTCGACACTGCCGACGACGGCCTCGCCGGCATTCTTGCCGCGAATCGTCGTGCAGACTCCGATCGGATTCCAGGTCTGTTCGCCCCAGAGATCCGGTGTCATGGCGGCGCCGCTGTCGTGCACGGTGCCGACCTGTGCGTTGGCCGGAACCCGGTAGGTGATCTCGAAGACCGCCCGGTTGCTGCCATTGATGAGCCAGCCCAGCCCGGAGCTCACCGACGCCTTGCGGGTGTCCACGTTCACCGCCGGTGTGACGGCGGATCCGTTGACCGTGGCGGATTCGACGACGAATCCGGGCGGCGAATAGTCGGCGATTCCGCGCAGCAGCGGTGGGACACCCCTGGCCGTGGACACCGTCGTCCGGTAGGTGACGGTGCCGCCCGGCGCGACCGTGCCGTCGCCGAGGACCTCCTTGGTCAGCTGGATCCCGACCAGTCCTGCCGCCCCGTTCTGTACCCGGGTGGCGGAGGTTCCGCACGCCGTGTCGGCGGCGGCGACACCGCTTCCGACGGCGAGACCGCCGGTGAGAAGGGCCGCGACGGACAACGCCGCGGCACCCCGGCGGAGGGGTGAGAGGGCGCGTTGAGCTGAGGACATGAACGACTCCGTTCGATGAGCGAGATCACCCCCGGCCCCGCGCCGGAAGTGAGGTGTGTCACATCACAGAGTATTTATACGGACACTTGTTCAACTGCACAAGTCCTGGCTCCGCAAGGTGTGCCTGCTGCGGGTTGCCGGTCTCCTGCCTGGGGAAATGCAGGGGGTCTTCGCGTGGAGGTACGGAAGGGGCCGGCTCAGTAGCCGGGTACGCGGAGAATCCGGAGCACCAGATCGGCGTTGATGTTGCCGAGTTCGTCGGGAGTGAACTCGCCGTCCGGCCGATACCAGCGGCAGATGTCGGCACACAGCGACATGATCGCCAGGCCTGCGACTCGCGGATCGTCCACCAGGAAGTCGCCACGATCGATTCCCGCCTGCAACTCGCGCAGTGTCACGAGGCGGATCTGCCGTCGGATCTCCGATACCGCCTCGCGGTGCTCGGGGGTGAGATGCCGGCGTTCGTACTGCGCGATCCGGGCCCGCTGGTACTTCGTGGCGTGTACCTTGCTGAACTCCCTGACCAGCGCCCGGATCCGATCGACCGGCTCGGTGTGGGCCTCGACCGCGTCCGTGACGATCGCGAGTGAGCGTTCGGTGGATCGAAGGATGAGCCGGAACAGCAACTCTTCCTTCGATGGGAAGTGCACGTAGAGCGCCGCCGGACTCATGCCCGCGCGGGTGGAGATGTCGCGGGTACGGGTGGCCTCGTATCCCACATCGGAGAACAGGTCGGTGGCCGCCCGCAGTAGCCGGTCCTCGGAGCTCGCCTCCTCGGAGGTCTCCGGTGCCGATCCCGTGGAGGTGGTGTCGGCAGGTGTTGCTCCCATCGTGATCCTCTCCCCGCGTACGTAGGTCGCCGCACCGCCGCCGATGCACCTCGCACACTACCTGCGGTGTCGATTCGTGATTGACATCACAACCTACGTCGAGCACACTAAGCAAGCGCTCACCCACCTGAGGCGAGTGTCAACTCTCTGTATGCGGAGCGTGTCCCGAGACGAGGAGTGACCCCATGTCCGAACCCGAACCGGACTCGAGCGAATCGGTTTTTCGCGTTGTCTTCGATCACCGTGGCCTTCGGCGGCATCGTCGCCCTGTCCGACGTCAGCGTGTCCGTACGGCCCGGCGAGGTCCTGGGCGTGATCGGTCCGAACGGCGCGGGCAAGACCACCCTGTTCAACGTCGCGTGCGGATTCGTGACCCCGAAATCCGGGACGGTCACCCGGTTCGGACGGGCGATTCCCCGGCACCGCCCGCACGGGCTGGCCGCGCTGGGAATGGGGCGCACACTGCAGGGGCTCGGACTCTTCGATCGGATGACCGTGCTGGACAACGTGATGATCGGTGCGGACCGCCTCGCCAGGGCCGGGTTCTTCACCGGCCTCCTCGGCCTGCCCGCCGGTGCGGCGGACGACCGCGCGGTGCGTGAACGGGCGATGGAGGTGCTCACCGAGCTGCGGGTGGACGCCTACGCGGACCGACTGCCTCCGAGCCTGCCCTACGCGGTGCGCAAGCGCGTCGCCCTCGCGCGGGCGCTGGTGGGCCGCCCCAGCCTGTTGCTGCTGGACGAGCCTGCGTCCGGACTGTCGGGTGACGAGATGGACGAGCTCGGTGAGCTCATCCGCGGTCTCACCGAGTCGATGTCGGTGATGCTGGTCGAGCACCACATGGATCTCGTGATGAGTGTGTGCGACCGCCTCGTCGTACTCGATTTCGGCAAGGTGATCGCTTCCGGGGCACCGGACGACGTACGCGAGGATCCGGCCGTGCTGGCCGCCTACCTCGGAAACGAGGTGACCGCATGACCGCCACCACTGGTACCCGGGCCGCTCTCGAGATCGAAGGGCTGACGGTGCGGTACGGGCCGATCACCGCTCTCGGTGACGTCCGGATGAGTGTTCCCGAGGGAGCTGTCACGGCGATTCTCGGGGCCAACGGGGCCGGAAAGACCACCCTGCTGCGCACGATCTCCGGTCTGCTGACACCGGTTGCCGGCAGTATCCGGATGGGGGGACGCGAACTGGTCGGTGTCCCTGCCGAGCGGATGTCGAGGCGGGGGATGTCGCACGTCCCCGAGGGACGCGGCGTCATCGCCGAGATGACCGTCGAGGAGAATCTCCGACTGGGCGCGCTGGGGCGCTACCCGGCGGCACCGCCGGTGAGTCTCGACGACGTGTACACTATGTTCCCCTCTCTGGATCAGCGTCGAAAGGCCGAGGCGCACACACTGTCCGGTGGAGAACGGCAGATGCTGGTGATCGGGCGGGCCCTGATGGCGACGCCGTCGCTACTCCTTCTCGACGAACCGTCGTTGGGTCTGGCGCCGCTGATCGTCGAGCAGATCTTCGATGCCCTGCGCCGCCTCGTCGAGAGCCGCGGTCTGACCGTCGTCCTCGTCGAACAGAACGCCCGAAGCGCATTGTCGATCGCCGAGCACGCGGTGGTGCTCGAACTCGGGAAGGTGGCGCTCCAGGGCACCGGATCCGAACTCGTCGACGACGAACAACTCCGCCACGCCTACCTCGGATTCTGACGACTCCCTCGAGTTCGAGCCGTCACGAATATCTCGGAACCACAGCGAATTCGGACACCGAAAGGACGAATCTCGGTGCAACAACTACTCACCATTCTCATCAACGGCGTGACGTCGGGGATGATCTACGCGGCGTTCGCGCTCGCGCTCGTACTGATCTGGCGATCGACGCGGATAGTCAACTTCGCTCAGGCGCCGATGGCGATGGTCACCACCTACATCGCGCTCGTGGTCATCGACGCCGGATACTCGTACTGGGTCGGCTTCGGTGCCGCGCTGGTGTGCGGCTTCGTGCTCGGCGCGGCCGTCGAGCGCCTGGTCGTCCGGTACGTCGACAACTCCCGGCCGATGAACCCGGTGATCCTCACCCTCGGCCTGTTCATCATCCTCCACGCGCTGGCGGCCCTCGTCTTCGGGAACCAGTTCCGGTCCTTCCCTGCACCGTTCGGGCTGACCGGGCAACAGATCGGAGGAATGGACGTCGCGATCACCGGCTTCGACCTCTTCAAGATCGTTGCGGTACTGGTGGTCCTGGGGCTGCTCGTGCTCCTGTTCCGCTTCACGGATCTGGGACTGAAGATGAGGGCGAGCGCTTTCCAGCCCGAGGTGGCCAGGCTCCTGGGCGTCCGGGTGGGTCGCATGCTCACGCTCGGATGGGCCCTCGCCGCGGTCGTCGGATCCGTCGCCGGCCTCCTCATCGCAGGCGGGTCGCTCGTGCACCCCGGTTACATGGACTCCATCGTCGTGTTCGGTTTCGTCGCTGCGGTTCTCGGAGGGCTGGAAAGCCCGGGAGGTGCCGTCGTCGGGGGACTCGTGATGGGACTCGGGCTCAGCGCGGTGAGCGGCTACCTCGGGCAGAGCCTGGTGGCCTTCGCGGCCCTGGTGATCCTGATCCTGGTGTTGCTGCTCCGGCCCAGCGGACTGTTTGCACAGACGGCGGCGAGGAAGGTCTGACATGAGTACGAGATCCGATACGGTTGCCGGCTCCGACCCGAGACCGGCGGAGAATCCGGAGCCGGCCGGCGGTGTCCCCGTGCCGAAGCCGGGCCGTTGGGCGACGGCCGTCTCCACACCGATCCGCAGGCACCTGCTGCTCGCTGCGGCCGCACTGGTGGTGATCGCCCTCGTCCTGGAGAACACCAGCACGTTCCGGCAGAGTCAATTGACCTCCGTCGCCTATCTGGCCATCGCGGCGGCCGGCCTCACCGTGCTCACCGGCCTCAGTGGTCAGCTTTCGCTCGGGCACGGCG
This genomic interval from Rhodococcus triatomae contains the following:
- a CDS encoding ABC transporter ATP-binding protein, which translates into the protein MSSITVAFGGIVALSDVSVSVRPGEVLGVIGPNGAGKTTLFNVACGFVTPKSGTVTRFGRAIPRHRPHGLAALGMGRTLQGLGLFDRMTVLDNVMIGADRLARAGFFTGLLGLPAGAADDRAVRERAMEVLTELRVDAYADRLPPSLPYAVRKRVALARALVGRPSLLLLDEPASGLSGDEMDELGELIRGLTESMSVMLVEHHMDLVMSVCDRLVVLDFGKVIASGAPDDVREDPAVLAAYLGNEVTA
- a CDS encoding TetR/AcrR family transcriptional regulator, which gives rise to MGATPADTTSTGSAPETSEEASSEDRLLRAATDLFSDVGYEATRTRDISTRAGMSPAALYVHFPSKEELLFRLILRSTERSLAIVTDAVEAHTEPVDRIRALVREFSKVHATKYQRARIAQYERRHLTPEHREAVSEIRRQIRLVTLRELQAGIDRGDFLVDDPRVAGLAIMSLCADICRWYRPDGEFTPDELGNINADLVLRILRVPGY
- a CDS encoding amino acid ABC transporter permease — encoded protein: MSAPTETRADHGVTRGDADLVVARTRHPWRWALSALVLVLGAQFVHGLATNPGWDWPTFAEYFTADSVLRALWMTVKLTVWGTLLGFGLGVLVALGRLSSSIVLQTISWLYIWAFRSIPLIVQLLFWFNIAYLYQTLSVGIPFGPAFFEFEVGGVISGFTAAVIGLALHQAAYSAEIIRGGIISVDPGQVEAAKALGIPRRRQFLKIVLPQAMRSILPNAANEVISLFKGTSIVSTMAIAELFYQVQVIFGRNGRVVPLLMVATVWYIILTTALSVVQYYVERHYARGSARALPMTPLQKIRARFAEIAERGPALPRGGGTR
- a CDS encoding ABC transporter ATP-binding protein, with translation MTATTGTRAALEIEGLTVRYGPITALGDVRMSVPEGAVTAILGANGAGKTTLLRTISGLLTPVAGSIRMGGRELVGVPAERMSRRGMSHVPEGRGVIAEMTVEENLRLGALGRYPAAPPVSLDDVYTMFPSLDQRRKAEAHTLSGGERQMLVIGRALMATPSLLLLDEPSLGLAPLIVEQIFDALRRLVESRGLTVVLVEQNARSALSIAEHAVVLELGKVALQGTGSELVDDEQLRHAYLGF
- a CDS encoding branched-chain amino acid ABC transporter permease; this translates as MQQLLTILINGVTSGMIYAAFALALVLIWRSTRIVNFAQAPMAMVTTYIALVVIDAGYSYWVGFGAALVCGFVLGAAVERLVVRYVDNSRPMNPVILTLGLFIILHALAALVFGNQFRSFPAPFGLTGQQIGGMDVAITGFDLFKIVAVLVVLGLLVLLFRFTDLGLKMRASAFQPEVARLLGVRVGRMLTLGWALAAVVGSVAGLLIAGGSLVHPGYMDSIVVFGFVAAVLGGLESPGGAVVGGLVMGLGLSAVSGYLGQSLVAFAALVILILVLLLRPSGLFAQTAARKV